From a region of the Epinephelus fuscoguttatus linkage group LG21, E.fuscoguttatus.final_Chr_v1 genome:
- the trpc1 gene encoding short transient receptor potential channel 1 has protein sequence MHISVWPYSLSVVMAALYQSTDASSPDKFLALKDVREVKEETTLDEKLFLLACEKGDYYMVKKLLEENRHGELNLNCVDVLGRDAVTITIENENLDILQLLLEHGCQATDALLVAIDSEVVGAVDILLNHRPRRSSKPSIAKLMQRIQNPEYSTTMDVAPVILAAHRNNYEILTMLLKQDISLPRPHAVGCECTLCNAKNKKDSLRHSRFRLDIYRCLASPSLIMLTEEDPILRAFELSADLKELSLVEVEFRNDYEELAKQCKMFAKDLLAQARNSRELEVILNHTSSEDHVDKRGLLEERMNLSRLKLAIKYNQKEFVAQSNCQQFLNTVWFGETASYRRKHTCLKMATVLSVAMLWPLLSVCYLLVPRSRVGQIIHTPFVKFIIHSASYFTFLLLLNLYSLVYNEGKKNTMGPALEMIDYLLILWIIGMVWSDVKRLWYEGLEDFLEESRNQLSFVMNSLYLATFALKIVAHSKFKNVEDTERKNWDAFHPILVAEGLFAFANVLSYLRLFFMYTTSSILGPLQISMGQMLQEFGKFLGLFLLVLFSFTIGLTQLYGKDHKDSYKNPPKDCEGIFCQQQSNDAFHTFMGTCYALFWYIFSLAHVALFVTRISYTEELRSFVGAMIIGTYNIVVVIVLTKLLVAMLHKSFRQIANHEDKEWKFARAKLWLSYFDDKCTMPPPFNILPSPKTVCYLVTSISKWICSHTSKGKVKRQNSLKEWKNLKQKRDENYQKIMCCLVHRYLTSTRQKMQSTDQATVENLNDLRQDLSKFRNEMRDLLGFRTSKYAMFYPRS, from the exons ATGCACATCAGTGTTTGGCCGTACTCGCTCTCCGTCGTAATGGCAGCTCTGTACCAGAGCACGGACGCTTCCTCTCCGGATAAATTTCTGGCCTTGAAAGACGTGAGAGAGGTGAAAGAGGAAACAACGCTGGATGAGAAGCTCTTCTTGCTGGCATGTGAAAAAG GCGACTACTACATGGTGAAGAAGCTGCTCGAGGAGAACCGACACGGCGAGCTCAACCTCAACTGCGTAGACGTGCTGGGCCGGGATGCCGTCACCATCACCATCGAGAACGAGAACCTAGACATCCTGCAGCTTCTTCTGGAACATGGCTGCCAG GCGACAGATGCCTTGTTGGTGGCCATAGACTCGGAGGTGGTGGGAGCTGTGGACATCCTCCTCAACCACAGGCCGAGGCGATCTTCCAAGCCCTCCATCGCT AAACTGATGCAGCGGATTCAGAACCCAGAGTACTCCACCACCATGGACGTGGCTCCGGTCATCCTGGCGGCCCACAGGAACAACTACGAGATCCTGACCATGCTGCTGAAACAGGACATCTCGCTTCCTCGGCCCCACGCTGTAGGCTGCGAGTGCACGCTCTGCAacgctaaaaacaaaaaagacagctTACGGCACTCCAG GTTCCGCCTGGACATCTACCGCTGCCTGGCCAGCCCCTCTCTGATCATGCTGACTGAAGAAGACCCCATACTTAGGGCCTTTGAGCTGAGTGCAGACCTCAAGGAGCTCAGCCTTGTTGAAGTGGAGTTTAG GAATGATTATGAGGAGCTGGCGAAGCAGTGTAAGATGTTTGCCAAGGACCTGCTGGCTCAGGCTCGAAACTCTCGAGAGCTTGAAGTGATTCTCAACCACACATCCAGCGAAGATCATGTTGACAAGAGAGGCTTACTGGAGGAGCGCATGAACCTCAGTCGACTCAAGCTTGCCATCAAGTACAACCAAAAAGAG TTTGTGGCTCAGTCCAACTGTCAGCAATTCCTCAACACCGTCTGGTTCGGAGAGACGGCCAGTTACCGGCGCAAGCACACCTGTCTAAAGATGGCCACGGTCCTGAGTGTCGCCATGCTTTGGccgctgctgtctgtctgctacCTTCTGGTGCCGCGCTCCCGCGTGGGCCAAATCATCCACACACCCTTCGTCAAGTTCATCATCCACAGCGCCTCCTACTTCACCTTCTTGCTGCTGCTCAACCTGTACTCGTTGGTCTACAATGAGGGCAAGAAGAACACCATGGGCCCTGCGCTGGAGATGATAGATTACCTGCTCATCCTCTGGATCATAG GGATGGTGTGGTCGGATGTGAAGCGTCTGTGGTACGAAGGGCTGGAGGACTTTCTGGAAGAGTCAAGGAACCAGCTGAGTTTCGTGATGAATTCCCTTTACCTCGCCACCTTTGCCCTCAAGATAGTTGCTCATAGCAAG TTCAAGAACGTggaggacacagagaggaagaattGGGACGCCTTCCACCCCATCCTGGTGGCTGAGGGCCTGTTCGCCTTTGCCAATGTTCTAAGTTACCTGCGACTCTTCTTCATGTACACCACCAGCTCCATACTGGGGCCACTACAG ATCTCCATGGGCCAGATGCTGCAGGAGTTTGGCAAGTTTTTGGGCCTCTTCCTGTTGGTGTTATTCTCCTTCACCATTGGACTCACCCAGCTTTACGGAAAGGACCACAAAGACTCATACAAGAATCCGCCAAAGGACTGCGAGGGCATATTCTGCCAGCAACAGAGCAATGATGCATTCCACAC GTTTATGGGGACCTGCTATGCCCTGTTCTGGTACATCTTCTCCCTGGCACACGTTGCGCTCTTCGTCACCCGCATCAGCTACACAGAGGAGCTGCGCTCTTTTGTGGGTGCTATGATTATCGGCACCTACAACATTGTGGTGGTTATTGTGCTGACCAAGCTGCTGGTGGCCATGCTCCATAAAAGCTTCAGACAAATTGCG AACCACGAGGACAAGGAGTGGAAGTTTGCTCGCGCCAAACTGTGGCTTAGCTACTTTGATGACAAGTGTACCATGCCTCCACCGTTCAATATCCTCCCCTCCCCAAAGACCGTCTGCTACCTGGTGACCAGCATCAGCAAGTGGATCTGTTCGCACACCTCGAAGGGCAAGGTGAAGAGACAGAACAGCCTCAAG GAGTGGAAGAACCTGAAGCAGAAACGTGATGAGAACTATCAGAAGATAATGTGTTGTCTGGTTCACCGCTATTTGACCTCTACGCGGCAGAAGATGCAGAGCACAGACCAGGCCACGGTGGAAAATCTGAACGACCTGCGTCAAGACCTCTCCAAGTTTCGCAACGAGATGAGGGACCTGCTCGGCTTCCGGACCTCCAAATATGCCATGTTTTACCCAAGGAGCTAA
- the pcolce2b gene encoding procollagen C-endopeptidase enhancer 2b, protein MPFMPRGENRRRACSVNQTMWRTCSVFCAWSLLFLTEVCAQSQRRPSFTCGGNITGDSGVIGSQGYPGVYPPNTKCVWRITVPEGKVVVLSFRFIDLESDNLCRYDYVDVYSGHVSGQRLGRFCGTFKPGALVSTGNKMLLQMVSDANTAGSGFLAVFSAAHPHERGDQYCGGRLDKPSGTFKTPNWPEKDYPAGVTCSWHIVAPKNQIIEVKFEKFDVERDNYCRYDHVSIFNGAEINDAKRIGKYCGDSPPAPVFSDGNQLLIQFLSDLSLTADGFIGHYKFRPKKFPTTTIPPTTTTQPVTTRPIPLKYSVALCQQKCKRRGTLESNYCSSNFVITGTVITAVMKGGSMYATVSIINVYKEGSLAIQQAGKTMSTKIIILCKKCPFIRRGLNYVFMGQVDEEGRGKIAPHHFVMAFKTKNQKGLNVLKTKRC, encoded by the exons ATGCCATTCATGCCACGGGGCGAAAACAGGCGCAGAGCCTGCTCCGTTAACCAAACAATGTGGAGAACATGCAGTGTTTTTTGCGCATGGAGTCTACTGTTTTTGACAGAGGTCTGTGCGCAGTCCCAGCGGAG ACCATCCTTCACATGCGGAGGAAACATCACAGGAGATTCTGGAGTAATCGGGAGCCAGGGGTACCCAGGAGTTTATCCTCCTAATACCAAATGTGTGTGGAGAATCACA GTCCCTGAGGGTAAGGTGGTGGTCCTCTCCTTCCGCTTTATTGACTTGGAGAGTGACAACCTGTGCCGCTACGACTATGTGGATGTTTACAGTGGCCATGTCAGTGGGCAGAGGCTCGGTCGCTTCTGTGGGACATTCAAACCAGGAGCCCTGGTTTCCACAGGCAACAAGATGCTCCTGCAgatggtgtctgatgccaacaCAGCTGGGAGTGGCTTCCTGGCTGTTTTCTCTGCTGCTCACCCACATGAGAGAG GGGACCAGTACTGTGGAGGCAGATTGGATAAGCCTTCAGGGACTTTCAAAACACCCAACTGGCCTGAGAAGGACTACCCAGCTGGTGTCACGTGCTCCTGGCACATAGTGGCACCAAAGAACCAG ATTATTGAAGTCAAGTTTGAGAAGTTTGATGTGGAGAGAGACAACTACTGCCGCTACGACCACGTCTCCATCTTCAACGGGGCGGAAATCAACGACGCCAAGAGGATTGGCAAATACTGCGGAGACAGCCCCCCAGC GCCGGTGTTCTCAGACGGGAACCAGCTCCTCATCCAGTTCCTGTCAGATCTCAGTCTGACCGCAGACGGCTTCATTGGACACTacaagttcagaccaaagaaatTCCCCACCACCACGATACCACCCACCACTACCACGCAGCCAGTCACCACCAGGCCCATAC CTCTGAAGTACTCCGTAGCTCTGTGCCAGCAGAAATGCAAAAGACGAGGAACACTTGAGAGCAATTACTGCTCCAGCAATTTTG tgATAACCGGGACTGTAATTACTGCGGTGATGAAGGGAGGAAGTATGTATGCCACTGTCTCTATCATCAATGTGTACAAAGAAGGAAGTCTGGCCATCCAGCAGGCAGGAAAGACCATGAGCACCAAGATCATTATCCTGTGCAAGAAGTGTCCATTCATCAGGAGAG GCTTGAACTACGTCTTCATGGGCCAGGTGGACGAGGAGGGCCGGGGCAAAATTGCCCCTCACCACTTTGTCATGGCCTTTAAGACGAAGAACCAGAAAGGACTCAACGTTCTGAAAACCAAGCGGTGCTGA